The stretch of DNA CTGGATATTCGACTGAAATTACAGTTCCTGCTAAGATTCTATCCCGTTGTAAGGTATTGGGAAAGGATTGAGCCGTGGCTGGAATTCTTGGCAGTAAAGGTATAGCCACGGCTGTTGTTAAACCGAATGCTAGGAAAATTGACAATCCTGAACGTGAAAATTGAGAACTGAACATAAACACAACATCCTTATTTGTTCTTGAGATTAGGTTTAATCCTTATATAACCTAAAGTCGATAGAATTGCTGTATTGTTCCTTTTGGAATCGAGTTTGACCCGAAAAACTAGGATCGTCAAGATTTATTATTGATATAGGGTACAGAGCAAAACTTAATGATATCAGCTTAGTGAAAACCTATGATGATGCAAAGACTCAGGATCGCTACTTGGAATTTGGAGCATCCGAAACCAAAAAGCCCCAAAAAGACACCAGCAGTATTAGATCAAATTCAAACTATAAATGCTGATGTTTGGATCTTGACAGAGACCAATAATCTTGCTGTTGATTTATCAAAAAAGGGCTACTTCAAGTTCTCATCAATTGAATATCAAGATAAGAGATTGGATCAAAATGCTTACACCACAATCTGGTCAAGAATACAGGCTCCTACTGAAATGCTCAAAACATTTGATCCAATCCTCGCTGTCTGTATCAAAGTAAATTTACAAGGCTACAACCTGTTAATTTATGGGACAATTATCACCTGGCATGGCGATCGCGGAATAGATGGAAAATCAAAAAGCTGGGAAGAACATTACCGATCAATTGAACAACATGGAAATGATTGGGAGCATCTAGCGAAAACCAACCCTGATTGCAAACTCATAATTGCCGGAGATTTCAACCAAGCAAGAGATGGTTCACGTTGGTATGGAACTCAAAAAGGAATTGCTTTATTAACCCATGAGCTAAAACGTAACAATCTCGTTTGTTTAACTGATGAAGTTAAGCCCAAAGAACGACATAATATTGATCATATCTGTGTCAGTTATGAACTGCAACCCTATTTCCAAGTTGGCTTTTGGGAAAATATTTCTGATAGTAATGTAACCATGAGCGATCATAACGGCGTTTTTGTTGATGTGGAATTGCCAGCATAACTTGATATTGATTGATCAGTAAGTAAACAAATTAATTACACATTCAGGTTAGGAGATTTTTAAAGTCTAAAATATTGCCTATTCCCCTGATGCGTAGTGCCATACTAATCTAATTCCTGTTCTAATACATTAGCGATCGCTCGTTTTGTATTTTCGCTAAATTCTCGCACATTCACCCGATTTAATAGGACAATTGCCAGGATCATTCCGATAGCTTGAACTGTAAAAACCATTCCATAAGCTAAAACAGGAACCTGAAAGATCGCCCGTCCTAAATCTAAAACAGCACCGCCTAAAACCGTTGCTAATCCTCGCGCCATTGCCTGAGCTAAACCCCAAGCTCCAATAAAAGTTCCAGCCGTTTCAGCTAAGGTTAAATCTAACATTAAATTAATCGCTCCCGCCGTTAGAATTCCTGAACATAAACCAAAGCCTAATAATGACCCTTTTAAAAAGACAGGGTTCGCAGTAAACCCGGCGAAAATGAAGAATATTAAACAAATTGAAACTCCAATACAACCCAGTTTCACTGTATTTTTTTTACCGATACGGGGAACAATTAAAAATCCAGTTGAGGCGATACCCATTAAGGTTCCCATTCCAAAAAACGCATTTAATTGTGTAGTTTCAGACACACACATTCCAAAGACTTCACCCCCATAGGGTTCTAAAACCGCATCCTGCATAAATAAGCTAATCGTCATCACCAACAAAAAGGTAAAAAATAATCCCGTTTGGGGACTAGCGGTTAAAATTTTAAGGGCGCGATTAAACGTAATTTGATCTTCGCGTTCCACAACAGTAGAGCGAAATTGGTAACGAGAAAACCGACGTTCAATACCGATGGTTGCAATTACAGATAATCCGATCACCATTAACGGTATTATGATAAATAACGGAGTAACAGAGGCTTGTAATTCCGGTAAATTTGTGGTTGTTGCTATGGGGTTCTCGGTCAAAATCGCAGCCCCACACAGTTCGGGACGATGAAGAATTTTAGAACTAATAATCGCTCCAATCACAATTCCCACCATTAGCATTGACCAAACAATACTAATTAATTTAGAGCGATTATCTTCATCAGAAACATCAAATAAAAGGGCAGTAAAGGGGGTGGAACTTGCACTTAAAGCCAAACCATATCCGGCAAAAATTAAGGCTAATAAACTCGCCCATAAATAAGCAATTCCATTAAATCCATTAACTTGAATACTCGCCCCTAATTGCCAAACGATTTGTATTGCTAAAAATGAAGCACTGGTAAATAAAATTAACCCAATCCATACATAGCTACTGCGATGATATCCCCATAACGGTTTAGCATCAGACATCTGACCAAACCACACCCTAGCGGGGGCAACAAATTGGT from Planktothrix sp. FACHB-1365 encodes:
- a CDS encoding endonuclease/exonuclease/phosphatase family protein gives rise to the protein MMMQRLRIATWNLEHPKPKSPKKTPAVLDQIQTINADVWILTETNNLAVDLSKKGYFKFSSIEYQDKRLDQNAYTTIWSRIQAPTEMLKTFDPILAVCIKVNLQGYNLLIYGTIITWHGDRGIDGKSKSWEEHYRSIEQHGNDWEHLAKTNPDCKLIIAGDFNQARDGSRWYGTQKGIALLTHELKRNNLVCLTDEVKPKERHNIDHICVSYELQPYFQVGFWENISDSNVTMSDHNGVFVDVELPA
- a CDS encoding BCD family MFS transporter, translated to MKIGDSSEQSSTSNPLEGKPLPPIPLFTMFRLGLYQMGLGIMSLLTLGVINRIMIDELKVPALIAAGAIAMHQFVAPARVWFGQMSDAKPLWGYHRSSYVWIGLILFTSASFLAIQIVWQLGASIQVNGFNGIAYLWASLLALIFAGYGLALSASSTPFTALLFDVSDEDNRSKLISIVWSMLMVGIVIGAIISSKILHRPELCGAAILTENPIATTTNLPELQASVTPLFIIIPLMVIGLSVIATIGIERRFSRYQFRSTVVEREDQITFNRALKILTASPQTGLFFTFLLVMTISLFMQDAVLEPYGGEVFGMCVSETTQLNAFFGMGTLMGIASTGFLIVPRIGKKNTVKLGCIGVSICLIFFIFAGFTANPVFLKGSLLGFGLCSGILTAGAINLMLDLTLAETAGTFIGAWGLAQAMARGLATVLGGAVLDLGRAIFQVPVLAYGMVFTVQAIGMILAIVLLNRVNVREFSENTKRAIANVLEQELD